One genomic segment of Candidatus Eisenbacteria bacterium includes these proteins:
- a CDS encoding xanthine dehydrogenase family protein subunit M — MINVVSHYYPASLEEALDLMASRELTPIAGGTDLVPQMRDGEPRALIDVARLGLNYVRVAEGALEIGPCVTHSNLCCDRDVVRFLPLLSSAAGVIGAVQIRNRGTIGGNVVNASPSADTVPALLNYDAEVVLVSKAGRRRMKLEEFVKRPYVTDRKPGELLTSIVCKTSGATAVVAARAAGEVPSGAPGGAPSAALGLEVGTCFLKLGRRNAMNISRMSLAVLLTVGADRRIGSARVSAGAVFPVAKRMLEVERLLAGQIVSTKLFQEAGLLATELLVKETGIRWSTPYKMPVLKGLLERALHRAAENSGVTAE, encoded by the coding sequence ATGATCAACGTAGTCTCACATTACTATCCTGCATCTCTGGAGGAAGCTCTCGACTTGATGGCGTCGAGAGAGCTCACACCTATTGCAGGCGGGACAGATCTTGTCCCTCAGATGCGCGACGGCGAGCCGCGAGCGCTGATCGACGTGGCTCGCCTCGGTCTCAACTACGTAAGGGTCGCCGAGGGGGCGCTCGAGATCGGTCCCTGCGTTACCCATTCGAACCTGTGTTGTGATCGCGACGTTGTACGGTTTCTGCCGCTCCTTTCCAGTGCCGCCGGCGTGATCGGCGCTGTCCAGATAAGAAACAGGGGAACTATCGGCGGCAACGTAGTAAACGCCTCACCCTCGGCCGACACAGTGCCCGCGCTGTTGAATTACGACGCTGAAGTCGTGCTTGTTTCCAAGGCCGGCAGGAGACGCATGAAACTGGAAGAGTTCGTCAAACGGCCTTACGTTACGGACAGGAAACCCGGAGAGCTCTTGACTTCTATTGTGTGCAAGACGTCGGGGGCGACGGCCGTTGTGGCCGCCCGCGCGGCGGGTGAGGTCCCGAGTGGTGCCCCGGGTGGCGCCCCGAGCGCGGCGCTAGGATTAGAAGTCGGCACTTGTTTCCTCAAGTTGGGCCGGAGAAATGCGATGAACATTTCAAGGATGAGCCTGGCAGTGCTGCTCACAGTGGGAGCAGACCGTAGGATCGGGTCTGCTCGTGTCTCGGCGGGAGCAGTTTTTCCCGTTGCCAAGCGAATGCTCGAAGTGGAGCGATTGCTGGCCGGACAGATTGTGTCGACGAAACTCTTCCAAGAGGCCGGTCTTCTCGCCACCGAGCTACTCGTGAAGGAAACGGGAATACGCTGGTCGACACCTTACAAGATGCCGGTCCTCAAGGGTCTGCTTGAAAGAGCATTACACCGGGCGGCAGAAAACAGCGGGGTGACCGCGGAATGA
- a CDS encoding (2Fe-2S)-binding protein, producing the protein MSTVCLSFRLNGVEFKKVVPSGWTLLRYLRDDLGYYGTKCGCEIGECGVCTVLYDGEAMNSCLILASQIDGADIWTIEGVAPSGGSQLHPIQRAFLDCGAVHCGFCSPGMVMSVVGLLLKNRNPSESEIKGALAGNLCRCTGYVQIIEAVKTAASVVTDRDLEKFVSGKKRET; encoded by the coding sequence ATGAGCACGGTCTGCTTGAGCTTCCGGTTGAACGGAGTTGAATTCAAGAAGGTCGTACCCTCTGGATGGACCTTGCTGCGCTATTTGCGTGACGACCTCGGCTACTACGGTACCAAGTGCGGCTGCGAGATCGGAGAGTGCGGCGTTTGCACGGTGCTCTACGACGGTGAGGCAATGAACTCGTGCCTCATCCTTGCGTCGCAAATCGACGGTGCGGACATCTGGACAATCGAAGGCGTGGCTCCGAGTGGCGGTTCACAATTGCATCCGATACAGCGAGCCTTTCTCGATTGCGGCGCCGTTCATTGCGGTTTTTGTTCCCCCGGAATGGTGATGTCCGTGGTGGGGTTGCTCCTGAAGAATCGGAATCCGAGCGAAAGTGAGATCAAGGGCGCCCTGGCGGGCAATCTGTGCCGCTGTACCGGATACGTTCAGATAATCGAGGCCGTGAAGACGGCGGCCTCAGTTGTCACGGATAGGGATTTGGAGAAGTTCGTCTCCGGGAAGAAGCGGGAGACGTAG
- a CDS encoding DUF362 domain-containing protein, protein MKSQSYDSMKSSFDLNRRDFLRIGGAFGIGLLLGNTSAWAQENQKVAPPAKIKTNIDDALKTFTTGRSLPGPFPGRVVEVCDQKAMANDRPVPEVVRTMFEKGVRQLTGKNLKKSFGMFFEKGDVVGIKVNPVGAGLINTRLEVVDATIEWLTKNGIKPDNIVIWDRYDFMLKEAGFTSERYPGVGIVGLQTMGETEEESGQSEGGSKAEGEGQGRTQGESTSEGKNEGASSWLDKNGNHVSAGNFDMDVYYWADVEGPKDKAYLNQHVFNGKYSYFGKLLTQRLTKIVNIPVFKNSGNGISMATKNLGYGSICNTNRLHNPLFFDVCTEVLAFPVIRTKLVLNITDGLRAQYDGGPMPVAEFAYPMSTLFFATDPFALDMTCHRLMVEKRKSMQVKVNEHPIFTDYFRYAERLGLGIADPEKIEHVRI, encoded by the coding sequence GTGAAGAGCCAGAGCTATGACTCAATGAAGAGCAGTTTCGACTTGAACAGGCGCGACTTCCTCAGGATCGGAGGCGCGTTTGGCATCGGGCTTCTGTTGGGCAACACGTCGGCGTGGGCGCAGGAGAATCAGAAGGTCGCTCCGCCCGCGAAAATCAAGACGAACATTGACGACGCTCTGAAGACTTTCACGACCGGGCGTTCTTTGCCGGGTCCCTTTCCCGGGAGGGTCGTAGAAGTTTGTGACCAGAAGGCGATGGCGAATGACAGGCCGGTTCCGGAAGTTGTGCGCACGATGTTCGAGAAGGGTGTGCGGCAGTTGACCGGCAAGAACCTCAAGAAGAGTTTCGGGATGTTCTTTGAAAAGGGAGACGTTGTCGGAATAAAGGTGAACCCGGTCGGCGCGGGTCTCATCAATACGCGGCTCGAAGTCGTGGACGCCACCATTGAATGGCTGACCAAGAACGGCATCAAGCCGGATAATATTGTGATCTGGGATCGCTACGATTTCATGCTGAAGGAAGCCGGTTTCACTTCGGAACGATATCCCGGAGTCGGGATCGTCGGGCTTCAGACGATGGGAGAGACTGAAGAAGAGAGCGGTCAGAGTGAAGGTGGAAGCAAGGCAGAAGGTGAAGGGCAAGGCCGGACTCAGGGCGAATCAACGAGCGAAGGCAAGAATGAAGGCGCCAGCAGCTGGCTGGACAAGAATGGTAATCACGTTAGTGCAGGGAATTTCGACATGGATGTGTACTACTGGGCCGACGTCGAGGGTCCAAAGGACAAGGCTTATCTCAACCAGCACGTGTTCAACGGAAAGTACTCTTACTTCGGCAAGCTTCTCACACAGAGACTGACGAAGATTGTAAATATCCCCGTGTTCAAGAACAGCGGCAACGGGATCTCAATGGCGACGAAGAACCTCGGGTACGGCTCGATCTGCAACACCAATCGACTGCACAATCCGCTCTTCTTCGACGTGTGCACGGAGGTCCTGGCGTTTCCCGTAATAAGAACGAAGCTTGTGCTCAATATCACCGACGGCCTCAGGGCACAGTATGACGGCGGTCCCATGCCTGTCGCAGAATTTGCATATCCGATGAGCACGCTCTTCTTTGCGACCGATCCGTTTGCACTCGACATGACCTGTCATCGTCTCATGGTCGAAAAACGGAAGAGCATGCAGGTCAAAGTGAACGAGCACCCGATCTTTACGGACTATTTCCGTTACGCAGAGCGCCTCGGGCTCGGCATTGCCGATCCGGAGAAGATTGAGCACGTTCGGATTTGA
- a CDS encoding class IV adenylate cyclase codes for MSFINIEIKARCSSLDAVRRVLKERQATFKGVDRQVDTYFNVSNGRLKLREGNIERCLIHYSRKNQAGPKKSIVTLYGPVANSALKETLTNALGVLVAVEKTREIYFIDNVKFHVDAVERLGTFVEIEATDSSGIIGQEVLRRQCEEFMGLLGIRSDDLVKHSYCDMMLRQAKHSSPGRRTLAKSAARES; via the coding sequence GTGAGCTTCATCAACATTGAAATCAAGGCCCGGTGTAGTTCTTTAGATGCCGTTAGACGGGTTTTGAAAGAGCGTCAGGCGACCTTCAAGGGTGTAGATCGTCAAGTCGATACGTATTTCAATGTCTCCAACGGCAGGTTGAAACTCCGCGAAGGCAACATTGAACGTTGCCTCATCCACTACAGTCGCAAGAATCAGGCCGGCCCAAAGAAGTCAATCGTGACTCTGTACGGTCCCGTTGCGAATTCGGCGTTGAAGGAGACTCTGACGAACGCTCTGGGCGTTCTTGTCGCCGTGGAGAAAACGAGAGAGATATACTTCATCGACAACGTCAAGTTCCACGTGGACGCGGTAGAACGACTTGGCACTTTCGTCGAGATCGAGGCAACAGACTCAAGCGGGATCATCGGACAGGAGGTCCTTCGCAGGCAATGCGAAGAGTTCATGGGCCTGCTGGGGATTCGCTCCGACGATCTGGTCAAGCATTCATACTGCGACATGATGCTCCGTCAAGCCAAACACTCCTCGCCAGGTCGGCGCACCCTCGCGAAGTCGGCGGCACGCGAAAGCTGA
- a CDS encoding ferritin: MKIYRCRVCGEAYVGGGKPLNCPCCGAPDKYIILAKNWKEDMISTLTDVSEKNLKKALELEIEVSGFYRCAARVAVEEEVKAMFSALAKIEAEHASTMRKMLGLPRSYPYEHEGRCHPTDTQNLAEARRKEQICVAFYEESAKQAGEKRVREVLVALTEIERDHLVVTTKKM; this comes from the coding sequence ATGAAGATTTATAGATGTCGTGTCTGTGGGGAGGCTTACGTAGGCGGGGGAAAGCCGTTGAATTGCCCGTGTTGCGGCGCACCCGACAAGTACATCATTCTGGCCAAGAACTGGAAAGAGGACATGATCTCCACGCTCACCGACGTCTCGGAGAAAAACCTCAAGAAAGCTTTGGAGTTAGAGATAGAGGTCTCAGGTTTCTATCGTTGCGCCGCAAGGGTGGCCGTTGAAGAAGAAGTAAAGGCCATGTTCTCGGCACTGGCGAAGATAGAGGCGGAGCATGCTTCCACAATGCGCAAGATGCTGGGGCTTCCCAGGTCCTACCCTTACGAGCACGAAGGGCGCTGCCACCCGACGGACACCCAAAACCTGGCAGAAGCGCGGCGCAAAGAACAAATTTGTGTGGCTTTTTATGAAGAATCTGCCAAGCAGGCCGGCGAGAAGCGAGTGAGGGAAGTCCTTGTTGCTCTTACAGAAATCGAGAGAGACCACCTAGTTGTTACTACGAAAAAAATGTAG
- the nth gene encoding endonuclease III codes for MAKPAERNKKSRREGKRAYKIASLMLKEYPEAKTALKHRSALQLLVATILSAQSTDVRVNIVTKGLFSKYKTAAEFAKANHSELEQEIRSTGFFRQKARSIIECCRDIVEKHGGRVPDTMEGLIALRGVGRKTANVVLGNFFGKPVVVVDRHVKRLSERLGLTSNANPDLIEQDLMRLLPEELWRPFSDALILHGRAVCEARKPRCCKCVVASLCPSVNC; via the coding sequence ATGGCTAAGCCGGCCGAGAGAAACAAGAAAAGTCGGAGAGAAGGAAAGAGAGCGTACAAGATAGCATCGCTCATGCTAAAAGAGTACCCAGAGGCCAAGACGGCTTTGAAACACAGGTCGGCTCTCCAGCTTCTCGTCGCAACGATTCTGTCGGCTCAGTCGACGGACGTGCGCGTGAACATCGTTACGAAGGGGCTTTTCAGCAAGTACAAGACCGCGGCCGAGTTCGCTAAGGCAAACCATAGTGAACTGGAACAGGAAATCCGGTCGACAGGCTTCTTCAGACAAAAGGCCAGGAGCATAATCGAGTGTTGCAGAGACATCGTGGAGAAACATGGCGGTCGAGTCCCCGACACGATGGAAGGACTTATCGCACTCCGAGGAGTCGGAAGGAAAACCGCCAACGTTGTCCTCGGAAATTTCTTCGGCAAACCTGTAGTCGTCGTAGACAGGCACGTGAAACGGCTTTCGGAACGACTGGGACTCACGAGCAATGCGAATCCCGACCTCATCGAACAGGATCTCATGAGACTCCTGCCCGAGGAGCTTTGGAGGCCTTTCTCCGACGCCTTGATTCTGCACGGAAGGGCCGTGTGCGAGGCCAGGAAGCCCAGATGCTGCAAATGCGTTGTGGCAAGTCTGTGTCCCTCCGTAAACTGTTGA